The Pseudomonadota bacterium DNA window TTGTTTTCCGGATTCTGCCTGAAAATATTTCCGGGGTTCAGGATTTCAAGACCGGCAATATCATCTGTCGGTACAATATCTGCCGGTGGTTCCTGCCTGGATTTGGCTGCCAGCAGAAAGGCCAGCTGCTCGTCAAAATCGTATGAATACACCGCGATATTTTCCCAGGATCCAAGGGAGGCAAGGTGGTGAACGGCGATCCGAGCGACTGCCTCCGGGGTCTGAACTGCCAGGATGGCGTTGTACAGACGTTTTCGTGTTGCAAGGGTTTCCTGATATGCTGCCGCGCTCTTTTCGGCTTTCTCAAGCTCTGCGATCAGCTTTCGTGCCCGGAGCGAAGAATAAAAGATTAAGGCGGCGAGGATGCAAACCGTGAACAGGTACATAACCAAGGCTGCCCAGGCTCTTGCCTGTTGCTCTTCGGGGATTGTCTCGGTGAAAGCCGGATAGAAGACGAGAACAGAGAGGCTGGTCAGCAGCAGTAATGCGGCAAGGGTGGTTGTGACCAGCAGCTGCAGGATGGTGAATCTTCTCACAGATGTATCCGGGAGGTAATGTGTTGATGTCGACATCATTGTTATCGAACCGTCATTCCTTGAATAAACTAGTCTCTGGACAAGATAAATGCAATTATTCTTCATTTATCAAAATCTCCCTACAGACAAAGGTTTCATATTCAGCAATACTGAGCCACCAATAGATACATAAGAAATTATGTATCTGTTCACCTGGCCGAGGAAGACCGCCATCAAAAACAACTGTCACGGAGTTTTTCCCGGCGGTCTTCTTCTCTGAACCCCTGCTTCAGGCCCCCCCTTTGCCTGGAGCGGGGGTTTTTCTATTCAGGCAGGTCTTTCGTTTCATTTTGCATCTTTGCGCGATCTTGCCTATACTTGCCTGTACAAAGAAAGAATGAGCGTCACATGCCTATCACCTGATCCAGGAGGAGGATATGGACCGAAGAGAGTTCCTCAGGCAGATTTCATTGTGGTCGGCGGGCATCACCCTTGGTGTTCCGGGGTTCCGGATCACCGGCGAGGCGGTTGCCGCCGAGCGCCCGGAGGCGGTTGTCTCCCAAGCCACCGGCAAGGATTATGTCGCGCTGGTTACGAAAGTTCTCGATCCTCTGGGGGGGATGGGGAAATTTGTGAGACCGGGCGACAAGGTGGTGATCAAGCCAAATATCGGCTGGGACAGAAACCCTGAGCAGGCCGCCAACACCCATCCCCTGATCGTGAAAACCCTGGTTGAACAAGCCCTTGCTGCAGGTGCGGGCGAGATCAAGGTGTTTGACCGGACCTGCAACGAGGAGCGGCGCTGTTATGTCAACAGCGGGATCAAGGACGCTCTTGACCGGATCAAGGATAAAAAAGTCACCTATTTTCATCCCGATCCGCGAAAGTTCATTCCGGTGGATATCAAACGGGGCAAGGCCGTCAGCCGTCTCGAAATCTACAAAGACGCCCTGGAGGCCGACACCTATATCAATGTGCCAATCGCCAAACACCATGGTTTGAGCCGGCTCACCATGGGGATCAAGAACAGTATGGGGGTGCTCGGCGGGCGCAGGGGTAATATGCATCACGATCTCGGCCAGAAGCTTGCCGATCTCGCCACGGTGATCCGCCCGAAACTGACGGTCATCGACGCCACCAGAATTCTCCTTCGCAACGGGCCGCAGGGTGGCGATCTTGACGATGTCAAAGTCCTTGACACCCTCATCGCCTCGGCGGACCCGGTGGCGGCGGATGCCTATACCACCACCCTGTTTGATTTAATACCGGAAGACATTGAGTCGACGGTCGCCGCCTATAAGATGGGTCTTGGCGAGATGAACCTTGACGCGATCAGGATCATCAGCGCGTGATGCCGAAACGATGACTGGCGGCAAGAAGATACCGCATTTCTATTGGCGGCGGCTCTGTCAGATTTTCTGCTTTGTTCTGTTCTCTTTTCTGTTCATCAAAACCGATTATTCGGGCGCAGACGAGATCGCCTATGCGGTGAATCTCCTGTTCCGGATCGATCCGCTCCTTGCCGCAACGGCCTCTCTTGCCGCCCGGACCTTTATCACCCTGATGCTGCCGGCCCTCTTCACCCTGCTCTTCACTTTTGTTCTGGGCCGGTTTTTCTGCGGCTGGGTCTGTCCGCTGGGGGCGCTGCTCGATGGAGGCCACCGGCTGGTTCCACCTGTTGGCGGAAAAGATGGAGTGTACCGGAACACCAAGTATTACCTGCTGGCTTTTCTTCTTGTTGCGGCCTGGTTCGGGTTGCCTGCCGCAGGGTACCTTGATCCTTTTTCAATTCTGGTCAGAGGGCTGACCCTGGCGGTGTATCCGGCTTTCAATGCCCTGAACACCACCTTCTTCACTTTTACCTACCAGCACGGCCCGGACTGGCTCAACAGCATGACCGAACCGGTGTATGCGTTTCTCAAATACACGATCCTTCCCTTTGATCAGAAATATTATGACCTTGCCCTGCTGTCCCTCTTCATTCTGATTTCGGTGATTCTTCTTGAAAGGGTGGAGAGGCGGTTTTTCTGCCGGAATCTCTGCCCGCTCGGCGCCATGCTGGCGGTAACCGCCAGGTTTTCCCTGCTGCGGGGAATCGGCGGGAGCAAGTGCGGAAAATGCCGGAACTGCCGGGAAGTCTGCCGGATGGGGGCCATTGACGAGGAGCGGAAGATCTCAAGATCCGATTGCAATCTCTGCCTTGACTGTGTTGCCGTCTGTCCCGGGAGAAAGATCTCCTTCGCCTTTGCCGGACGATCCGAAGCCAGAACACCCTTCAATCTTTCCCGGCGGGCTCTGGTCAGCGCCATTGGCGCAGGGGTGATTCTGCCTTTTTTCCTGAAGGGCAGAAGTATGGCCGTAAATCCGGACCCTTTTCTGATCAGGCCTCCGGGGGCGCTGCCCGAAGATGAATTTCTCGGGCGCTGCGTCCGCTGCGGCGAGTGCATGAAGGTCTGTATCGGCAACGGCCTGCAGCCGACATTTTTTGAGGCGGGCATTGAAGGGTTGTTCTCGCCCAAATTACGGGGCCGCACCGGCTACTGTGAGTTTAACTGCACCCTCTGCGGCCAGGTCTGTCCTACCGGGGCGATCCGGAAATTGGCTCTGCAAGAGAAGCAGCGGACCAGGATCGGTCACGCCTGGTTCGACAAGAACCGGTGTCTGCCCTATGCGAGCGGTATCCCTTGCATTGTCTGTGAGGAACATTGCCCAACCCCGGAAAAGGCGATAAAATTCCGTGAGGCGGTAGTTCTTGATGACAACGGAACGGAGGTGGTTCTCAAACAGCCGTATCTGGTCGATTCGCTCTGTATCGGGTGCGGCATCTGCGAAACAAAATGCCCCTTGCCCGGTGCTTCCGCGGTGCGGGTGACCAGCGCCGGAGAGAGTCGGGACCCGGACAGTATCATCCCCACAACCGGTGGAACAGGATATTTGGGAGGTTAAGATGAACGGAAAAAGCTGCAACATCGATCTGCCGGATCTGTCGGAAGTGGAGATTATTTCTCTGCCCGATGCGGAAGAAATCGAGGATTATTCCGACGCGCTGGTGGTCGCCAACTTTTACGCGGCCAGGAGGTTTGACGAATTCATGCTGATCTCCTGGTATGACCGGGACCGCGATTTCGAATCCCCCCCGCATACCACCGAAAAGCCGGGGGACGGGGAAAAGGACGGCTATATCCATTATGCCTTGAGTCACGGGGCAAAATTGATGGTCGATATCGAGAGCGGCAGGTTTGTCTTCTTTTATACCCCGGTGGAGTGGTGAAAAGCGATCAAACGCTTGAAGGTTTCAACCAAGCAGTTTTAATGCATTGCCGCAGAATATTTTTTCTTCCAGTTCCCGGCCCAGATTCAGCTCCCGGAGCATTTCCGCAACCTCATCCTGACAGGCCCACGGAGAATCGGTGCCGAACAGAACCCGGTCGGCCGGATGAGCCTGGATCATCTTCCGGGCGGCCTCGTGCTCCAGATACTGCAGGGAAAAAGAGATGTCGATATAGATATTCTTCCCGAGCAGCAATTTCCCGACTTCATCCCACATCTCCCAGGCCCCCATATGGGTGGCGATCATTTTCAGGTCGGGAAATCTTTCGATCACCCGCCTGATCCGGGAGGGCCCGGCGATGTCCTCCCGGGGAAAACCGATATCATAGCCGGTGTGCATCACGAGAATCAGGCCTGATGCGGTGATCTCTTCGTAAAAGGGGAACATTCGCTCTTCATCGATCTTGAAATCTTGGTAATAGGGGTGGAGTTTCACCCCTTTAAACCCTTCATCCCTGATGATCCGGATGTTTTCCAGGGCTTTGGGATTTTCGGGATGAAAGGAAGGAAAAGGAATCAGTTTTTCGGAGCGGATCTCTTTTGACCAGGCGAGGATTGAGTCGAACTGACCGGGCCGGGTGGCTATGGAACAGAGAACCGATTTATCCACCCCGGAGGTGTCCATTGACCTCAGCAGAGAGTCGATTCTGCCGTCCAGGCAGGGGGTGACCTTGCCCCGCGCCGCCAAGGCAGGAACTGCCGTTTCAGCGACCTTGTCGGGGAAGGCGTGGGCATGGAAATCTATGATCTTCATTGACCGTGTGCCTGAAGTGTATAGGTTTAATGAGCCTGAAGCTAGCAGGAGAATTTTTTGGATTCTCTGAACATGCAAAGAAAAACTCATTCCCCTTGGCTCGATTCAGTCAGATGGTTTTTAATGCAATCACCATTCACTCCGGGCACTTTAAACTTTAGATGCTTATAAGTTCAAGCACTTCAAACCGTTTTACCACTTTCTTGTCTCTCATGCCCTATCTGGTTGTTAGTGAGATTGATTGTCCTTGACACGGTCCGGCCGGGCCTTTAAAAAAAAACGGTGTACCAGAAAAGAGGGGGCAGGCGTTTGATCGCAGCCTGTGGCAATTTAACGAAATAAAAGAAGAGGTTATCATGAGTAAACAGATCTTTCTGCCTTATGAGGATAGGGTGACCCAGTGGTACAACGTTCTGCCGGATATTCCAAACGGCCTGCAGCCGCCCCTTGACCCGGAGAACAATCAGCCGGTAGCCCCCGAGAAACTGGGCGCTATTTTCCCTGGCGGCCTGCTTGAGCAGGAGATGAGTCCGGAGCGCTGGATCGATATCCCGCAGGAAGTGCAGGATATCCTGGCCATCTGGCGCCCCTCGCCGCTGATTCGCGCGACCTTTCTCGAACAGGCGCTCGGCACCAAGGCAAAAATCTACTATAAATACGAAGGAGTTTCCCCTTCCGGCAGTCACAAGACCAACAGCAGCGTGCCCCAGGCATATTACAACAAGCAGGCCGGGATCAAAAACCTGGCCACCGAAACCGGCGCCGGCCAGTGGGGCAGCGCCCTCTCCTTCGCCACCCAGAAGTTCGGCCTGAAGTGCATGGTGTATATGGTCCGGGTTTCATTTGACCAGAAACCTTACCGCAAGGCGATGATGCATACCTATGGGGCCGAAGTTGTCGCGAGCCCCAGCACTCTCACCCCGACCGGCCAGATGATCCTCGCCAGGGATCCCGACTCTCCGGGTTCATTGGGGATTGCGATCAGCGAGGCGCTGGAGCATGCGGTGTCCCACGAATCAACCAATTACGCGCTCGGTTCGGTTCTGAACCATGTCTGCCTGCATCAGACCATTATCGGTCTGGAGGCCAAGAAGCAGATGGCGATGGCCGGGGATTACCCCGACGTGGTGATCGGCTGCTGCGGCGGCGGCTCCAACTTTGCCGGGATCGCCAACCCCTGGCTGCCGGACAAGCTGGAAGGCAAGAAGATCCGGCTGATGGGGGTTGAGCCGGCATCGTGCCCGTCGATGACCAAAGGGGTGTATGCCTACGATTTCGGTGATCTTTCCAAACGGACCCCGATGCTGCAGATGTACACCCTGGGCCACGATTTCATCCCGCCGGGAATTCACGCCGGCGGCCTGCGCTATCACGGGATGTCACCGATCATCAGTGCGCTGTACCGCGAGAAGCTGATCGAGGTCCAGGCGTTGCACCAGCTGGAATGCTTCGAGGCGGGGGTGCTCTTCGCCAAGACCGAGGGCATCATTCCGGCCCCGGAAGCATGCCACGCGGTCCGGGCGGCGATCATGGAAGCAACGAAAGATCTGAACGAGCCGAAGACCATTCTTTTCAATCTTTCCGGGCATGGTCTGCTCGATCTTGCCAGTTACGAACAGTATCATGCAGGCGAACTGCACAACTACGAATATCCCGCCGAGGCGATTGCCGAGGCGACCAGGCATCTGCCGAAAGTCTGAAACAGTCGGGTCAGAAACGAAAAAAGGGATGGCGGAGAAATCTGCCATCCCTTTTTTATGGAATGATATCAACTTTCTGACTTGTCTTATGTTGTTGGATTGCTGTCATAAAATGATCAGTGCCATAGTGGCATTCCATGATGAGAATTGAAGCCTCCCCGCGGCAAGCCGTGGGGAATCTCCGTACGTAAGGAAGTTACACATCGAATTCGCTCGTTAACCCCGCAGCAGGTAAGGGAGCCTGCGACACTCCGAGCTGCGGGGAATGCACTCGCTGAGCGTGTTCAGGAGCCAGGAGTCAGGAGCCAGAATGACTGATTTTAAATCTTTTCTCCTGGCTTCTGACTCCTGGCT harbors:
- a CDS encoding TrpB-like pyridoxal phosphate-dependent enzyme, which codes for MSKQIFLPYEDRVTQWYNVLPDIPNGLQPPLDPENNQPVAPEKLGAIFPGGLLEQEMSPERWIDIPQEVQDILAIWRPSPLIRATFLEQALGTKAKIYYKYEGVSPSGSHKTNSSVPQAYYNKQAGIKNLATETGAGQWGSALSFATQKFGLKCMVYMVRVSFDQKPYRKAMMHTYGAEVVASPSTLTPTGQMILARDPDSPGSLGIAISEALEHAVSHESTNYALGSVLNHVCLHQTIIGLEAKKQMAMAGDYPDVVIGCCGGGSNFAGIANPWLPDKLEGKKIRLMGVEPASCPSMTKGVYAYDFGDLSKRTPMLQMYTLGHDFIPPGIHAGGLRYHGMSPIISALYREKLIEVQALHQLECFEAGVLFAKTEGIIPAPEACHAVRAAIMEATKDLNEPKTILFNLSGHGLLDLASYEQYHAGELHNYEYPAEAIAEATRHLPKV
- a CDS encoding AF1514 family protein, giving the protein MNGKSCNIDLPDLSEVEIISLPDAEEIEDYSDALVVANFYAARRFDEFMLISWYDRDRDFESPPHTTEKPGDGEKDGYIHYALSHGAKLMVDIESGRFVFFYTPVEW
- a CDS encoding amidohydrolase family protein, with the translated sequence MKIIDFHAHAFPDKVAETAVPALAARGKVTPCLDGRIDSLLRSMDTSGVDKSVLCSIATRPGQFDSILAWSKEIRSEKLIPFPSFHPENPKALENIRIIRDEGFKGVKLHPYYQDFKIDEERMFPFYEEITASGLILVMHTGYDIGFPREDIAGPSRIRRVIERFPDLKMIATHMGAWEMWDEVGKLLLGKNIYIDISFSLQYLEHEAARKMIQAHPADRVLFGTDSPWACQDEVAEMLRELNLGRELEEKIFCGNALKLLG
- a CDS encoding 4Fe-4S binding protein → MTGGKKIPHFYWRRLCQIFCFVLFSFLFIKTDYSGADEIAYAVNLLFRIDPLLAATASLAARTFITLMLPALFTLLFTFVLGRFFCGWVCPLGALLDGGHRLVPPVGGKDGVYRNTKYYLLAFLLVAAWFGLPAAGYLDPFSILVRGLTLAVYPAFNALNTTFFTFTYQHGPDWLNSMTEPVYAFLKYTILPFDQKYYDLALLSLFILISVILLERVERRFFCRNLCPLGAMLAVTARFSLLRGIGGSKCGKCRNCREVCRMGAIDEERKISRSDCNLCLDCVAVCPGRKISFAFAGRSEARTPFNLSRRALVSAIGAGVILPFFLKGRSMAVNPDPFLIRPPGALPEDEFLGRCVRCGECMKVCIGNGLQPTFFEAGIEGLFSPKLRGRTGYCEFNCTLCGQVCPTGAIRKLALQEKQRTRIGHAWFDKNRCLPYASGIPCIVCEEHCPTPEKAIKFREAVVLDDNGTEVVLKQPYLVDSLCIGCGICETKCPLPGASAVRVTSAGESRDPDSIIPTTGGTGYLGG
- a CDS encoding DUF362 domain-containing protein — encoded protein: MDRREFLRQISLWSAGITLGVPGFRITGEAVAAERPEAVVSQATGKDYVALVTKVLDPLGGMGKFVRPGDKVVIKPNIGWDRNPEQAANTHPLIVKTLVEQALAAGAGEIKVFDRTCNEERRCYVNSGIKDALDRIKDKKVTYFHPDPRKFIPVDIKRGKAVSRLEIYKDALEADTYINVPIAKHHGLSRLTMGIKNSMGVLGGRRGNMHHDLGQKLADLATVIRPKLTVIDATRILLRNGPQGGDLDDVKVLDTLIASADPVAADAYTTTLFDLIPEDIESTVAAYKMGLGEMNLDAIRIISA